The following are encoded together in the Robertmurraya sp. FSL R5-0851 genome:
- a CDS encoding glutamate-1-semialdehyde 2,1-aminomutase produces the protein MQFTNSERLHNEALEVIVGGVNSPSRSYKAVGGGAPVVMERANGAYFWDVDGNQYIDYLAAYGPIITGHAHPHITEAIKKAAESGVLYGTPTPHEVKFAKMLQEAMPNLEKVRFVNSGTEAVMTTIRVARAYTGRDKIIKFAGCYHGHSDLVLVAAGSGPSTLGTPDSAGVPKSIAQEVITVPFNDIEPFKVALEKWGDEIAAVLVEPIVGNFGIVEPVEGFLQQVNDLTHAAGALVIYDEVITAFRFMYGGAQDLLGIQPDLTALGKIIGGGLPIGAYGGKKEIMEKVAPLGPAYQAGTMAGNPASILSGIACLEVLKQDGVYEYLDGLGAVLEEGILQAAEKHNISITINRLKGALTIYFTDEKVFNYEQAENTDGEMFGRFFKHMLHQGINLAPSKYEAWFITIAHTKDDIEATIFAVNNAFELLKSE, from the coding sequence ATGCAATTTACGAATTCTGAACGATTACATAATGAAGCATTAGAGGTTATTGTTGGTGGGGTGAATAGCCCCTCCCGTTCTTATAAAGCCGTCGGTGGCGGTGCACCAGTGGTTATGGAAAGAGCCAACGGTGCATATTTTTGGGACGTTGACGGCAACCAATACATTGATTATTTAGCTGCTTATGGTCCCATTATCACTGGACATGCACACCCTCATATTACGGAAGCCATAAAAAAAGCCGCTGAATCTGGTGTACTATATGGAACCCCTACACCTCATGAGGTAAAGTTTGCAAAAATGCTTCAAGAAGCCATGCCAAACTTAGAAAAGGTTCGATTTGTCAATTCTGGAACCGAAGCGGTTATGACGACCATCCGTGTTGCTCGCGCTTATACTGGGAGAGATAAAATCATTAAGTTTGCTGGTTGTTACCATGGACACTCCGATCTTGTTCTTGTTGCTGCAGGATCAGGACCATCTACTCTAGGCACTCCGGATTCAGCGGGTGTGCCAAAGTCAATAGCTCAAGAAGTCATTACTGTTCCATTTAATGATATAGAACCATTTAAGGTAGCTTTAGAAAAATGGGGCGATGAAATTGCAGCTGTTCTCGTTGAACCGATAGTCGGCAACTTCGGAATTGTTGAACCAGTAGAAGGATTCCTACAACAAGTGAATGATTTAACTCATGCAGCAGGGGCTCTTGTTATTTACGACGAGGTAATTACCGCCTTCCGTTTTATGTACGGTGGTGCACAAGATTTATTAGGAATCCAACCAGACTTAACCGCATTAGGAAAAATTATTGGTGGCGGGCTTCCAATCGGCGCCTATGGAGGTAAAAAAGAAATTATGGAAAAGGTTGCACCATTAGGTCCTGCTTACCAAGCAGGTACGATGGCAGGTAACCCCGCATCAATTCTTTCAGGAATTGCTTGTTTAGAAGTTTTAAAACAAGATGGAGTGTATGAATATTTAGACGGGTTAGGTGCCGTGCTCGAGGAAGGAATTTTACAAGCAGCGGAAAAACACAACATCTCTATCACCATTAACCGATTAAAAGGAGCATTAACCATTTATTTCACGGATGAAAAAGTATTTAATTACGAACAGGCTGAAAACACTGATGGAGAGATGTTCGGTAGATTTTTCAAGCATATGCTTCACCAAGGAATTAATCTAGCACCTTCTAAGTATGAAGCATGGTTTATTACAATTGCCCATACAAAAGACGATATTGAAGCAACCATTTTTGCGGTTAATAATGCATTTGAGTTATTAAAGAGCGAATAA
- a CDS encoding glutamate synthase-related protein — protein sequence MTEQWTPSLFKEFYREEHDACGIVSSLEKSNKPTRENIFNCINALVTMNHRAGFINGEGDGVGIHIDIPTALWKEKLTNAGADESIVDNDNFVVGHIFISSKHTPEEIKTDLIAKLKDSNFTIVLESDEVTNSSALGPIAIQENPVFWQFAALADVSGHELSNKLFNLIIDFEKNENVHVASLSQYHAVYKVMGAGDILPKYYADLANPIVASTMTLGHNRYSTNTLSSFFRVQPFSVLGHNGEINTIAKLRDEARLIGVPLVKDGSDSQDLSRTMETLICRDGYSLFEALDLVFPPIVNEIKSYPEHLQDLYTYMREAWGHFAQGPAGIVSRFGDEAAFSVDALGLRPLWMLETETSYLFSSEPGIIPSSEYVNEPKPLAPGEKVGFKWDGDTLKLYEHDDYQAAVYERFSKRCDIKDARVRLDTPALDKNISMNYPTKLHNGQYKAFGWERDHVQLVEQMAEKGVEPIRSLGHDSPLASLNPERKNLADYIKESVAVVTNPAIDRDRETEHFSTRVIIGQRPSLFTSNKKGNVVELTTPILIEGSAGYEISKELNQPSYDQLTNHFGQQKLVAYISTTIKTDETVAEALSRLQSEAVEAVNSGKTLLVLDDNHAHHDGHFWLDPHLATSAIDQALVKAEVRRNCSLLLRSASIRSLHDVIVAFGLGADLISPYYMFITVYDESTKPLVNLYSALTKGLEKVISTIGIHELRGYSRLFSAIGLNDEIANALKVVNFFGSEQSVHNFATLKEDAIARATDYHNEKERIGKTFNLFPRIWKAIGEVASTGDYTPLKEKISEQEEQNPVTIRHLTSLKKVKSTVKAADVSLKVGDHDLPFVIASMSFGSQNEIAFRAYAEGADRLNMVSLNGEGGEIKDMLGKYPRTRGQQVASGRFGVNAELLNSSNLLEIKIGQGAKPGEGGHLPGSKVTAKIAEARNATIGSDLISPSNNHDIYSIEDLAQMIHELKTANDKAKVAVKVPVVPNIGTIAVGIAKAGADIITLSGFDGGTGAARIHALQHVGLPVEIGVKAAHNALLEAGLRDHVELWADGGIKSVQDVIKVMLLGANRIGFGTLSMIAIGCTTCRGCHLDTCHVGIATQIDSEAQAKEHGLRRFVPRQSDLAVQAIVNFYTAFANELKELTASLGVKNLQDIVGRSDLLEQTKGQDQLNLTYLLKPLEIGQLHHKEAAATAEEKQLQVAVGAEYLDASVDELHQSREFHSVTSEQRVLGSRVSCHRVRGRLDGSYRNLPPVQLKYKKGSIPGNGLGAYNSDGISIEVNGGAQDGTGKTSVGGKILIFKAQGKNGKYLNGSVGKGFGYGAQHGLLVAQGNADARAGIRLSGADIIIGGQITKPIPTVENGNIGARANIKGFAFEYMTNGRGLVLGDPGPWICAGMTGGVVYLRHQPEMGLTKEALQRRIAKGAKISITNLSEEGKQDIKELLGQYVALLQEQGQVEEANQLAELLKQPEQHFVQAIPVKEQADPSVSTE from the coding sequence ATGACAGAACAATGGACCCCTTCTTTATTTAAAGAGTTCTACCGCGAAGAGCATGATGCATGCGGTATTGTATCGAGCTTAGAAAAATCAAATAAGCCTACAAGAGAGAATATCTTTAATTGTATCAACGCACTTGTCACCATGAATCACCGAGCAGGATTTATTAACGGAGAAGGCGATGGAGTAGGTATTCACATCGATATTCCTACAGCATTATGGAAAGAAAAGCTAACTAATGCAGGAGCTGACGAAAGCATCGTTGACAATGACAACTTTGTCGTAGGTCATATCTTCATTAGTAGTAAGCACACTCCTGAAGAAATTAAAACTGACTTGATCGCTAAATTAAAGGATTCAAATTTTACTATTGTATTAGAATCAGACGAAGTAACCAATTCTTCTGCATTAGGACCTATTGCGATTCAAGAAAATCCTGTGTTCTGGCAGTTTGCTGCTTTAGCAGATGTTTCAGGTCATGAGCTTTCTAACAAGCTTTTTAATCTGATTATCGATTTTGAAAAAAATGAAAATGTACATGTAGCATCCTTAAGCCAATACCATGCTGTATATAAAGTAATGGGTGCTGGTGATATTCTACCTAAGTACTATGCTGACTTAGCAAATCCTATTGTTGCTTCTACTATGACACTGGGACACAACCGATACTCAACTAATACATTGTCTAGCTTTTTCCGTGTTCAACCTTTCAGCGTACTTGGACACAATGGGGAAATTAACACCATTGCTAAGCTAAGAGACGAAGCTCGATTAATCGGTGTACCTCTTGTAAAAGATGGTAGTGACTCACAAGACTTAAGTAGAACAATGGAGACGTTGATTTGTCGTGATGGATACTCACTATTTGAGGCACTTGATCTAGTCTTCCCTCCAATCGTGAACGAAATCAAATCATACCCTGAACATTTACAAGATTTATATACTTATATGCGTGAGGCGTGGGGACATTTCGCACAAGGCCCTGCTGGAATTGTCTCTCGTTTTGGTGATGAAGCAGCATTTAGTGTGGATGCCCTTGGATTACGTCCACTATGGATGCTTGAGACAGAAACGTCATACCTGTTCTCTTCAGAACCAGGAATTATTCCATCAAGTGAATATGTAAATGAACCAAAGCCATTAGCACCAGGTGAAAAAGTAGGTTTCAAGTGGGATGGCGACACATTAAAGCTTTATGAGCATGATGATTACCAAGCTGCTGTATACGAAAGATTTTCTAAGCGTTGCGACATTAAGGATGCGAGAGTACGTCTTGATACACCAGCTCTTGATAAAAATATCTCAATGAACTACCCAACAAAATTACACAACGGACAATACAAAGCATTTGGCTGGGAGCGTGACCACGTTCAGTTAGTAGAACAGATGGCTGAAAAAGGTGTAGAGCCTATTCGTTCTTTGGGCCATGACTCACCATTGGCTTCTCTAAATCCTGAGCGTAAAAATCTGGCTGACTATATTAAAGAGAGTGTTGCGGTTGTTACCAATCCAGCAATCGACCGTGATCGTGAAACCGAACACTTCTCAACTCGCGTCATAATTGGCCAAAGACCTTCTTTATTCACAAGCAATAAAAAAGGAAATGTAGTAGAATTAACGACTCCTATTTTAATAGAAGGATCAGCTGGTTATGAGATTAGTAAAGAACTAAATCAACCTAGCTATGATCAATTAACGAACCATTTTGGACAACAAAAGCTTGTAGCTTATATTTCAACAACTATTAAGACGGATGAGACAGTTGCTGAAGCACTATCTCGACTACAATCTGAAGCTGTTGAAGCTGTAAATAGCGGAAAAACACTTCTAGTCCTTGACGATAACCATGCACATCATGATGGTCATTTTTGGCTTGATCCTCATTTAGCAACGTCTGCTATTGATCAAGCACTTGTAAAAGCAGAGGTTAGAAGAAATTGTTCCCTTCTCCTTCGTTCTGCTTCCATCCGTTCATTACATGATGTGATTGTCGCTTTTGGTCTAGGAGCAGACTTAATTAGCCCTTACTATATGTTTATCACTGTATATGATGAATCAACAAAGCCATTGGTGAACCTATACTCCGCCCTTACAAAAGGCCTTGAGAAGGTTATCTCTACCATTGGTATCCATGAGCTACGTGGTTATAGCCGCCTGTTCTCTGCAATCGGCTTAAATGATGAAATTGCAAACGCACTTAAAGTCGTTAATTTCTTTGGTTCTGAACAATCTGTGCATAATTTTGCAACACTAAAAGAAGATGCCATTGCAAGAGCCACTGACTATCATAATGAAAAAGAAAGAATCGGAAAAACATTCAATCTCTTCCCACGTATTTGGAAAGCAATTGGAGAAGTTGCATCCACCGGAGACTATACTCCATTAAAGGAGAAAATCTCTGAACAAGAAGAGCAGAATCCAGTTACGATTCGTCACTTAACAAGTTTAAAGAAAGTAAAGTCTACTGTGAAAGCAGCAGATGTTAGCTTAAAAGTAGGAGATCATGATCTTCCATTCGTTATCGCTTCGATGTCATTCGGTTCTCAAAATGAGATTGCTTTCCGCGCTTATGCTGAAGGTGCAGATCGACTTAACATGGTCAGCTTAAATGGTGAAGGCGGAGAGATTAAGGATATGCTTGGTAAGTATCCACGTACACGTGGACAGCAGGTAGCTTCCGGTCGTTTCGGAGTTAACGCTGAATTATTAAACTCTTCTAACCTACTGGAAATTAAAATTGGTCAAGGTGCGAAGCCTGGTGAAGGTGGTCACTTACCTGGATCAAAGGTTACTGCAAAAATTGCTGAAGCACGTAATGCAACGATCGGTTCTGACTTAATCTCGCCATCGAACAACCATGATATTTATTCCATTGAAGATTTGGCACAAATGATTCATGAATTAAAAACAGCTAATGACAAAGCAAAAGTGGCTGTAAAAGTTCCTGTTGTACCAAACATTGGAACCATCGCCGTTGGGATTGCAAAAGCTGGAGCAGATATTATTACCCTAAGTGGATTTGACGGCGGAACAGGTGCAGCAAGAATTCATGCCCTTCAACATGTTGGTCTTCCAGTAGAAATCGGTGTTAAAGCAGCTCACAACGCCCTTCTTGAAGCAGGACTGCGAGATCATGTAGAGCTTTGGGCTGACGGTGGAATTAAGAGTGTTCAAGACGTCATTAAGGTCATGCTTCTTGGAGCTAACCGTATTGGTTTCGGAACACTTTCCATGATTGCTATTGGATGTACCACTTGTCGTGGATGTCATCTAGATACATGTCACGTTGGAATTGCGACACAAATTGATTCTGAAGCACAAGCTAAAGAACATGGTTTAAGACGTTTCGTTCCTAGACAATCTGACTTAGCAGTCCAAGCGATTGTAAACTTTTACACAGCATTTGCCAATGAGCTGAAAGAGCTTACTGCATCACTTGGAGTAAAGAATCTTCAAGACATCGTTGGTCGCTCTGATCTACTTGAGCAAACAAAGGGTCAAGATCAACTGAACTTAACATATTTGTTAAAGCCACTTGAAATTGGTCAGCTTCATCATAAGGAAGCTGCAGCTACTGCAGAGGAAAAGCAGCTCCAAGTTGCTGTTGGTGCAGAGTATTTAGATGCAAGCGTTGATGAGTTACACCAATCTCGTGAGTTCCACAGTGTTACATCTGAACAAAGAGTATTAGGTAGCCGAGTATCTTGTCACCGCGTACGTGGTCGCTTAGATGGATCATACCGCAATCTACCTCCTGTTCAGTTGAAATACAAAAAAGGCTCTATCCCTGGAAACGGCTTAGGTGCTTATAACAGCGATGGAATCAGTATTGAAGTGAACGGTGGCGCACAAGACGGTACAGGTAAGACATCTGTGGGTGGAAAAATCCTTATCTTTAAAGCTCAAGGGAAAAACGGCAAGTACTTGAACGGTTCCGTTGGTAAAGGGTTTGGATACGGAGCACAGCATGGTCTTTTAGTTGCACAAGGAAATGCCGATGCTCGTGCTGGAATTCGTCTATCTGGTGCAGATATCATTATTGGTGGTCAAATAACGAAACCAATTCCAACTGTTGAAAATGGAAATATCGGAGCAAGAGCAAATATTAAAGGTTTTGCCTTCGAATACATGACAAATGGCCGCGGCCTTGTTCTTGGTGATCCAGGACCATGGATTTGTGCAGGTATGACTGGTGGAGTTGTTTACCTAAGACATCAGCCAGAAATGGGCTTAACAAAAGAAGCGTTACAACGAAGAATTGCTAAAGGTGCCAAAATCTCTATCACGAATTTATCAGAAGAAGGCAAGCAAGATATCAAGGAACTTCTAGGTCAATATGTTGCATTGCTTCAAGAGCAAGGTCAAGTAGAAGAAGCTAATCAACTTGCTGAGCTTTTAAAACAACCTGAACAGCACTTCGTTCAAGCAATACCAGTAAAAGAGCAAGCCGATCCATCGGTTTCTACAGAGTGA
- a CDS encoding ABC-2 family transporter protein, whose protein sequence is MDKYIEMIRIRFLMMLAYRTNYYTGILIYSINIGAYYFLWKAIYGGKETIEGLSVLQMTTYVAVAWMARAFYFNNIDREMAMEIKEGKVAVELIRPYNYLTMKTMQGLGEGIFRLFFFSVPGMLIVSLVFPIRFSADIYTWALFFVSIVLSFLINTQINLLTGMTTFFLFNNTGLIRAKRVIIDLFSGLLLPLSFFPQGIQDVLKFLPFQGISYVPSMIFTNGFSFSETLQAIMLQGLWVLILIVPIQALWILAKKMLVIQGG, encoded by the coding sequence ATGGATAAGTATATTGAGATGATCCGAATAAGATTCTTAATGATGTTAGCGTACCGTACAAATTATTACACAGGTATTTTAATTTATAGTATTAATATCGGCGCCTATTATTTTTTGTGGAAAGCAATTTATGGGGGAAAGGAGACAATTGAGGGCTTGTCGGTTCTCCAGATGACTACTTATGTTGCGGTCGCTTGGATGGCTCGGGCATTTTATTTTAATAATATTGACCGTGAAATGGCTATGGAAATAAAGGAAGGAAAGGTAGCTGTTGAATTAATTAGGCCTTATAATTATTTGACGATGAAGACGATGCAGGGGTTAGGTGAAGGCATCTTCCGTTTATTTTTCTTTTCTGTCCCTGGAATGCTTATCGTTTCGTTGGTTTTTCCCATTCGATTTTCAGCAGATATATACACGTGGGCTCTCTTTTTTGTTTCCATTGTCCTAAGTTTTTTAATAAATACTCAAATCAATTTATTAACAGGAATGACTACTTTTTTCTTATTTAATAATACAGGTCTCATAAGAGCAAAACGGGTTATTATTGATTTGTTTTCTGGACTTTTATTACCGCTCAGTTTTTTTCCTCAGGGAATTCAAGACGTACTTAAGTTTCTCCCTTTTCAAGGAATCAGTTATGTGCCAAGCATGATATTTACAAATGGGTTCTCCTTTAGTGAGACCTTACAGGCAATCATGCTACAAGGTTTGTGGGTGTTAATCTTAATTGTTCCGATACAGGCTCTTTGGATATTAGCCAAGAAAATGCTTGTCATCCAAGGAGGGTAA
- the bcp gene encoding thioredoxin-dependent thiol peroxidase: MEVLGKAAPDVALPASNGETVRLSDFKGKNIVLYFYPKDMTPGCTTQACDFRDQHESFADLNAVIIGVSTDPMSRHEKFINKYDLPFLLLADEEQKLSEAFGVWKLKKNFGKEYMGIERSTFILDEEGIVVKEWRKVSVKGHVEQALQFLKEKITA; the protein is encoded by the coding sequence ATGGAAGTATTAGGAAAAGCAGCTCCGGATGTAGCATTGCCTGCAAGTAATGGAGAGACTGTCCGTCTCTCAGATTTTAAGGGGAAGAATATTGTGTTGTATTTTTACCCAAAGGATATGACGCCTGGCTGTACGACACAAGCTTGTGATTTTCGAGATCAGCATGAAAGTTTTGCTGACTTGAACGCTGTTATTATTGGTGTAAGTACAGATCCAATGAGTAGACATGAAAAATTTATTAATAAATATGATCTTCCATTTCTATTATTAGCAGACGAAGAACAAAAGTTGTCAGAGGCATTTGGTGTGTGGAAGCTCAAAAAAAACTTTGGCAAAGAATACATGGGAATTGAGCGGTCAACCTTTATTCTTGATGAAGAAGGAATCGTTGTGAAGGAATGGAGAAAGGTGTCTGTAAAAGGTCATGTGGAACAGGCATTACAATTCTTAAAAGAAAAAATTACAGCCTAA
- the perR gene encoding peroxide-responsive transcriptional repressor PerR: protein MAVSHQLKEALDTLKETGVRITPQRHAILEYLINSMSHPTADDIYKALEGKFPNMSVATVYNNLRVFREVGLVKELTYGDASSRFDFITTHHYHVICEKCGKIVDFHYPGLDEVEQLASHVTGFKVSHHRMEIYGTCPDCAIKEAH from the coding sequence ATGGCGGTGTCGCATCAATTGAAAGAAGCACTTGACACGTTAAAAGAAACTGGAGTCCGTATTACTCCCCAGCGTCATGCGATACTTGAATATTTAATAAACTCCATGTCACACCCGACTGCTGATGATATTTATAAAGCTCTTGAAGGAAAATTCCCTAATATGAGTGTGGCTACAGTTTACAATAATTTACGAGTATTCCGCGAGGTTGGACTTGTAAAAGAACTTACTTACGGTGATGCATCAAGTAGGTTCGATTTTATTACAACCCATCATTATCATGTGATCTGTGAAAAGTGTGGAAAGATCGTTGACTTCCACTATCCGGGTCTTGATGAAGTAGAACAATTAGCATCTCATGTTACAGGATTTAAAGTAAGTCACCATCGAATGGAGATTTACGGAACTTGTCCTGATTGCGCAATTAAAGAAGCTCATTAA
- a CDS encoding potassium channel family protein, whose protein sequence is MIFFLSLLIIFVCLFMSLRLLFVPNKIKGKQVSFENFLFLAFIYATVTIGFGLLYLLLEIHGHDVLLETNQADNSIHYIERLATSIYFSAITLFSVGYGDISPVGIARGIAVFQALIGYTIPAAFVARAVIDMEKN, encoded by the coding sequence ATGATTTTTTTTCTGTCATTACTAATTATTTTCGTTTGTCTTTTTATGAGCTTACGACTGCTATTTGTCCCTAATAAAATAAAAGGGAAACAGGTGTCCTTCGAAAATTTTCTCTTTCTTGCCTTTATTTACGCCACAGTAACCATTGGGTTTGGCTTGTTATATCTATTATTAGAAATACATGGTCACGATGTCTTGCTTGAAACGAACCAAGCAGATAATTCCATTCATTATATAGAGAGATTAGCAACAAGTATTTATTTCAGTGCCATTACACTCTTCTCAGTAGGGTATGGTGATATATCGCCAGTTGGGATCGCGCGGGGGATTGCGGTGTTTCAAGCGCTAATAGGATATACAATTCCCGCTGCCTTTGTAGCAAGAGCAGTCATTGATATGGAAAAGAACTAA
- a CDS encoding ATP-binding cassette domain-containing protein, whose translation MKNAIEVNGLRKEFKSYSSRSGLKGAFRDLFSRNYKVLRAVNDITFTVKQGEMVGYIGENGAGKSTTIKMLTGILTPTAGDVLVNGMNPHKEREAFVQTIGVVFGQRSQLWWDIAVQESFRLLKKVYKVSDEEYDRHMGHVIRTLDIEPLLDKPVRKLSLGQRMRCELAAALIHNPPLLFLDEPTIGLDVLVKLKIRDFLKEINEKYNTTILLTTHDLTDIEALCDRVVMLDEGHIIYDGALKDLKETWGEGKEVQFQFLEGVDLAVLENVTRELPVKWELEEKEQLFTAYTTDEANAVSDLIATVISSFQIKDVKIMEVSTEEIIRKIYEKGEV comes from the coding sequence ATGAAAAATGCTATTGAAGTAAATGGGTTAAGAAAGGAATTTAAATCGTATTCTTCACGTTCGGGTCTAAAGGGAGCGTTTAGAGACTTATTTTCGAGAAATTATAAAGTGCTTCGTGCCGTTAATGATATTACCTTTACCGTTAAGCAAGGAGAAATGGTTGGTTATATCGGTGAGAACGGTGCTGGTAAATCGACAACAATTAAAATGTTAACTGGTATATTAACACCTACTGCAGGTGATGTGTTAGTGAATGGTATGAATCCTCATAAAGAACGGGAGGCTTTTGTTCAGACAATTGGTGTAGTGTTTGGTCAGCGCTCCCAGCTTTGGTGGGATATTGCCGTTCAAGAGTCCTTTCGTTTATTAAAAAAGGTATATAAAGTTTCCGATGAAGAGTATGACCGTCACATGGGACATGTTATCCGAACACTGGATATTGAACCACTACTAGATAAGCCTGTTCGAAAGTTATCATTAGGCCAACGGATGCGTTGTGAGCTTGCTGCTGCTCTCATTCATAATCCACCATTATTATTCTTGGACGAACCAACCATCGGACTAGATGTACTTGTAAAATTAAAAATTCGTGATTTCTTAAAGGAAATAAATGAGAAATATAATACCACCATCTTGTTAACCACTCATGATTTAACAGATATTGAAGCACTTTGTGACCGTGTCGTTATGCTTGATGAAGGTCATATTATTTACGATGGAGCGTTAAAAGATTTAAAAGAAACATGGGGTGAAGGAAAAGAGGTTCAATTTCAATTTTTAGAGGGTGTTGATCTTGCGGTTTTAGAGAATGTAACACGTGAGCTACCTGTCAAATGGGAGTTAGAGGAAAAAGAACAGCTTTTTACTGCCTATACGACTGATGAAGCGAATGCTGTCTCAGATTTAATTGCCACAGTTATTTCTTCCTTTCAAATAAAAGATGTGAAGATTATGGAGGTTTCAACTGAAGAAATTATCCGTAAGATTTATGAGAAAGGTGAAGTATAG
- a CDS encoding DUF2614 family zinc ribbon-containing protein has translation MGKYSSKINKIRTFALSLIFIGFIIMYIGIFFRNAPLVMTFFMLLGLLSIIASTVVYFWIGMLSTKTVQVVCPNCQKTTKVLGRVDMCMYCNEPLTLDPSLTGKEFDEKYNRKNSKKADM, from the coding sequence ATGGGTAAATACTCTAGCAAAATTAACAAAATCCGTACTTTTGCGCTAAGCTTAATTTTTATTGGATTCATCATTATGTATATAGGAATCTTTTTTAGAAATGCTCCCTTAGTTATGACTTTCTTTATGCTTCTTGGGCTTTTATCAATTATTGCGAGTACGGTGGTGTATTTCTGGATCGGAATGTTATCTACGAAGACCGTTCAGGTAGTTTGTCCAAATTGCCAGAAAACCACTAAGGTGTTAGGCCGAGTGGATATGTGTATGTATTGCAACGAACCGCTTACACTTGATCCGAGCTTAACTGGTAAGGAATTTGATGAAAAATACAACCGTAAAAACAGCAAAAAAGCTGACATGTAA
- a CDS encoding cob(I)yrinic acid a,c-diamide adenosyltransferase — MKIYTRSGDKGKTSLLYGERVKKSDLRVEAYGTCDEANSAIGLALTLLVLDDQEAEKDIKVALSHVQTTLFYVGAELATPIGKKVTSAVTEEHVRELEMCIDRWDEKLKELKNFILPGGNASAAALHMARTIVRRAERCAVDIEQVNPMIIAYLNRLSDLLFVAGRYVNSKKGINDILVNIKE; from the coding sequence ATGAAAATCTATACTAGATCAGGTGATAAAGGAAAAACATCGTTGCTTTATGGTGAACGTGTAAAGAAAAGTGATCTAAGAGTGGAAGCGTATGGAACATGTGATGAAGCGAACTCAGCGATTGGTCTTGCCTTAACTCTTTTGGTTCTAGATGATCAAGAAGCAGAGAAGGATATAAAAGTTGCACTTAGTCATGTACAAACGACTCTTTTTTATGTTGGAGCTGAACTTGCTACACCAATAGGAAAGAAAGTGACGAGCGCAGTAACAGAAGAACATGTAAGGGAACTCGAGATGTGTATTGATCGGTGGGATGAGAAGCTAAAAGAATTGAAAAATTTCATCTTGCCAGGGGGGAATGCTTCGGCCGCAGCCCTTCATATGGCACGGACAATTGTAAGGCGGGCAGAAAGGTGTGCAGTAGATATTGAACAAGTAAACCCGATGATAATTGCCTATTTAAATCGCCTATCTGATTTGTTATTTGTCGCAGGAAGATATGTGAATAGTAAGAAAGGTATTAATGATATTCTAGTTAATATAAAAGAATAA
- a CDS encoding ABC transporter permease encodes MFYLQMLAQYIGQYLKTRLQYRSDLVVELVSDLLFQAVNLIFIIVVFGHTDFLNGWSRDEIIFIYGFFLVPFALFSSFFNIWDFNERYIVKGELDRILTRPIHSLFQIVLERMELESLFGAITGFVVMAYAGARLGLSLNWYDPILFLVFVIGGALVYAGVFILIACISFWADARTSIMPMMYNIGNYGRYPVDIYNTVIRFVLTWILPFAFVGVYPAAFFLRREEWYVYSFLTPVIGVVFFAISVYVWNEGVKRYRGAGN; translated from the coding sequence ATGTTTTATTTACAAATGCTTGCACAATATATTGGTCAATATCTGAAAACTAGACTTCAATATCGTTCAGACCTAGTTGTAGAACTAGTATCAGATTTGCTTTTTCAAGCGGTAAATTTAATTTTCATTATTGTTGTTTTTGGACATACCGATTTTTTAAACGGCTGGAGTCGGGATGAAATTATCTTTATTTATGGATTCTTTCTTGTTCCATTTGCATTATTCTCATCCTTCTTTAATATTTGGGATTTTAATGAGAGATATATTGTAAAAGGAGAGCTCGATAGAATCTTAACTCGACCTATACACAGTCTGTTTCAAATTGTCCTTGAACGTATGGAATTGGAATCTCTATTTGGCGCGATTACAGGTTTTGTGGTTATGGCATATGCTGGTGCTCGACTTGGACTTTCTCTAAATTGGTACGACCCGATTTTGTTTTTAGTTTTTGTAATAGGTGGAGCTCTTGTGTATGCAGGTGTTTTTATTCTTATCGCCTGTATTAGTTTTTGGGCGGATGCTAGAACTTCCATAATGCCAATGATGTACAATATTGGTAATTATGGAAGGTACCCGGTAGATATTTATAACACGGTAATTCGCTTTGTGCTCACATGGATCCTACCTTTTGCATTTGTGGGAGTTTACCCAGCAGCGTTTTTCTTGAGAAGAGAAGAATGGTATGTGTATTCCTTTTTGACCCCTGTTATCGGAGTGGTGTTTTTTGCGATTTCCGTATATGTATGGAATGAGGGAGTTAAAAGATATCGAGGAGCTGGGAACTAA